From one Anomaloglossus baeobatrachus isolate aAnoBae1 unplaced genomic scaffold, aAnoBae1.hap1 Scaffold_205, whole genome shotgun sequence genomic stretch:
- the LOC142261053 gene encoding uncharacterized protein LOC142261053: MDMDRDKMAERILHLTLEILFRLTGEDYTVVKKTSSERCQAPVSEGWGRPLSPITGPPPHPPIHEDINEQKILELTYKMIELLTGEVPIRCQDVTVYFSMEEWEYLEGHKDLYKDVMMEDPQPLTSPVLSSKRTTPERCPRPLLPQDCKQEDPDVPQDVFPPALSSDDCIGSSDGNQISSEFKTDGESITHDTYEEHAAVPDIPPVLPRKALSSDLFKQVQNSDLSQNCQQNKTYGRDVEHEMAHTKEKPFSCSKCGKCFTKKSHLVNLQKVQTHENPFSSPQCEKCFARKSNLIDYQKNQTGKKQFLCSECGNCFNWKSGLVLHQRFHTGEKPFSCSECEKCFNQKSDLVRHQRSHTGEKSFLCSECGKCFIRKSELVMHQRSHTGEKPFSCSDCGKGFSQKPHLVTHQKNHTGEKPFSCSECGKCFNCKLELIRHQRLHTGEKAFSCSECGKCFIQRSHLVRHQKIHKGEKPFSCSECGKGFSQKSNLVGHQRFHTGEKPFSCSECGKGFSQKSDLVRHQKIHKGEKPFSCSECGKGFSQKSNLASHLKIHTGEKPFSCSECGKCFIQKSDLVRHHKIHTGEKPV, from the exons atggatatggacagggacaagatggcggagaggatattacacctcaccctagagatcctcttccggcttactggagag gattacacagtagtgaagaagacctctagtgagcgctgtcaggcccctgtgtctgagggatggggaagacccctgagcccaatcacggggcctccacctcaccccccgatacatgaggacatcaatgagcagaagatcctagaactcacctacaagatgattgagctgctgactggagag gttcctataaggtgtcaggacgtcaccgtctatttctccatggaggagtgggagtatttagaaggacacaaagatctgtacaaggacgtcatgatggaggatccccagcccctcacatcaccag ttctatccagtaagaggacaacaccagagagatgtccccgtcctcttctcccacaggactgtaaacaagaagatcccgatgttcctcaggatgtgtttcctccagctctatcct ccgatgactgtattggaagttcagatggaaatcaaatatcttcagaatttaaaacagatggtgaaagtatcacacatgatacatatgaagagcatgctgctgtcccagatatacctccagtccttcctcggaaagctctatcatctgatcttttcaaacaagtccaaaattccgatttatcacagaattgtcagCAAAATAAAACTTacggaagggatgtggaacatgaaatggCTCATACaaaggagaaaccattttcatgttcaaaatgtgggaaatgttttaccaagaaatcacatcttgttaacctTCAAAAAGTTCAGACACATGAAAATCCATTTTCATCTCcccaatgtgagaaatgttttgctcgaaaATCAAACCTTATTGATTATCAAAAAAATCAGACTGGGAAGAAGcaatttttatgttcagagtgtgggaattgttttaattggaaatcaggacTTGTCctgcatcaaagatttcacacaggggagaagccattttcatgttcagaatgtgagaaatgtttcaaccagaaatcagatcttgttaggcatcaaagatctcacacaggggagaaatcatttttatgttcagagtgtgggaaatgttttattcggaaatcagaacttgttatgcatcaaagatctcacacaggggagaaaccattttcatgttcagattgtgggaaaggttttagtcagaaaccacaccttgttacacatcagaaaaatcacacaggagagaagccattttcatgttcagaatgtgggaaatgttttaattgcaaATTAGAACTTATCCGGCATCAaagacttcacacaggggagaaggcattttcatgttcagagtgtgggaaatgttttattcagagatcacaccttgttagacatcagaaaattcacaaaggggagaagccattttcatgttcagagtgtggaaaaggttttagtcagaaatcaaaccttgttgggcatcaaagatttcacaccggggagaagccattttcatgttcagagtgtgggaaaggttttagtcagaaatcagaccttgttagacatcagaaaattcacaaaggggagaagccattttcatgttcagagtgtgggaaaggttttagtcagaaatcaaaccTTGCTTCGCAtctgaaaattcacacaggggagaagccattttcatgttcagagtgtgggaaatgttttattcagaaatcagaccttgttcgacatcacaaaattcacacaggtgagaagcctgtGTGA